One stretch of Ahniella affigens DNA includes these proteins:
- a CDS encoding ATP-dependent helicase, with translation MLTAAQESAISIPGHVMIAACPGSGKTTVLRHRANHILMQSPRHRIAAVTFTVQAARELSERIASTVTSAKGRVQAGTFHSLCLNQLRQAGQHPQILPENHARQLVHRATKEIDSSIKVAEAQAFIDRTKACISPSLASAPVPYREIYQRYEELRSDRGSMDFSDLVREAVLGMREGRVRPLSVTHLLVDEFQDSDEVQLAWVLEHSRLGVQVSVVGDDDQCIFAFRSALGYQALHRFKEATGAHQVTLDTTHRCAGKIVEHSGALIAHNSERLSKSLTTSNREDGSVQLLVGKDLVHEAAMIVDRIRASRQPERTVAILARSNHLLDGVEAALLGAAVPYVRIGGQSLFETRSAALLTGLLRAIIGESLLGIDHALSEAKVPTGVVDLVHGHVSRHGGSALALGNYSGPGHPALDNLRERIAPLTSQAAANRSNLVIYGIEAWLNAHVFKSKPCPVLPHCVKALVSLSGSLAQRIRAAELSEKKHDPDAVRIMTLHASKGLEFDDVWIYAANQGALPHESSLIEEERRLFYVGMTRARSNLVVTCTAGVQSVFIPEAKLATSL, from the coding sequence GTGCTGACTGCCGCACAGGAAAGCGCAATATCGATTCCCGGGCACGTGATGATTGCCGCCTGCCCGGGGTCAGGTAAGACCACGGTGCTGAGGCACCGTGCAAACCACATCCTGATGCAGAGTCCGAGACATCGAATCGCCGCCGTGACCTTCACGGTACAAGCCGCGCGCGAACTCTCGGAGCGAATTGCCAGCACCGTGACGAGCGCCAAGGGTCGGGTTCAAGCAGGGACGTTCCACAGTCTCTGCTTGAACCAATTGCGCCAGGCTGGCCAGCACCCGCAAATATTGCCGGAGAATCATGCGCGGCAACTGGTCCACCGCGCGACTAAGGAAATCGACAGCTCGATCAAGGTTGCCGAGGCACAGGCCTTCATAGATCGGACTAAAGCTTGCATTTCCCCGAGCTTGGCGTCCGCTCCTGTGCCATATCGCGAAATCTATCAGAGATACGAGGAGCTTCGCTCTGACCGCGGAAGCATGGACTTCTCTGATCTTGTGCGCGAAGCCGTTCTGGGCATGCGCGAAGGTCGAGTCCGGCCGCTGTCCGTAACCCATTTGCTTGTGGACGAATTTCAGGACTCCGACGAGGTGCAGCTCGCGTGGGTCCTCGAACATTCGCGCTTGGGCGTTCAAGTTTCTGTCGTCGGTGACGACGATCAGTGCATTTTTGCCTTTAGGTCCGCATTGGGCTATCAGGCACTGCACCGATTCAAGGAAGCCACCGGTGCCCATCAGGTTACCCTTGACACTACACATCGGTGCGCAGGGAAAATTGTCGAGCATAGCGGCGCCCTGATCGCTCATAACTCGGAAAGACTTTCAAAGTCTCTAACAACCAGCAATCGCGAAGATGGCTCGGTCCAGTTGCTGGTCGGCAAAGATCTGGTTCATGAGGCCGCCATGATCGTCGACCGAATTCGCGCAAGCCGGCAGCCTGAGCGGACGGTTGCCATTCTCGCCCGCAGCAATCATCTACTTGACGGTGTAGAGGCTGCGCTACTCGGCGCAGCGGTGCCCTATGTTCGGATCGGCGGCCAGTCCCTGTTTGAGACCAGGTCTGCCGCCTTACTGACTGGCCTGCTTCGCGCCATTATCGGGGAGTCCCTGCTGGGTATTGATCATGCTCTGAGCGAAGCAAAGGTTCCAACTGGTGTCGTTGACCTCGTCCATGGCCACGTTAGTCGCCATGGCGGAAGTGCACTTGCGCTGGGCAACTATTCCGGACCAGGCCACCCTGCATTGGACAACCTGAGAGAACGAATTGCGCCCCTCACAAGCCAGGCGGCAGCAAATCGGTCAAACCTTGTCATCTATGGGATTGAGGCTTGGCTCAATGCGCATGTGTTCAAGTCGAAGCCTTGCCCAGTGTTGCCGCACTGTGTCAAGGCACTGGTGAGTCTGAGTGGCTCATTGGCCCAACGCATTCGTGCAGCTGAGCTTTCAGAGAAGAAGCACGATCCAGATGCTGTACGCATTATGACATTGCACGCCAGCAAAGGGCTTGAGTTCGACGATGTTTGGATCTATGCGGCAAACCAGGGGGCATTGCCACACGAGAGTTCCCTGATTGAAGAAGAACGGCGACTGTTCTACGTCGGCATGACCCGTGCTCGGTCCAATCTCGTCGTTACCTGCACCGCCGGCGTGCAATCGGTCTTTATCCCTGAAGCCAAGCTAGCGACCTCCCTCTGA
- a CDS encoding ATPase, T2SS/T4P/T4SS family has product MTDNKFLTAEELPKIRDFYLPLSSEMQDESIEWYSARAFTGSSKSRLAFGKDADVMKFVREAQKECLKHASTIHDTARITILDQVFRMQIVNRVEGRRSVHLRRIPRVVPTLEEAGVGAAMRDILMADSLIKGGLILITGTNGQGKTTVLSSTIVHRLIRHGGAAQMIEDPSEYPCDGVHGDGVCLQLPVSSDIPSQSTYEAALKKSLRAFPAISGGGTMLGIGEIRDKETAAEALKQSGNGHLVIATMHGQTIPQALDRLVTMSSEVLGQAQARMLLGANLRMIANQALVSAIQARPVSAEAAWFSAAEVSATLLFQGEADAQLREVISRGDPHGLEKAIAGQAAVLSSYTGGPVSALLKQLALATRAK; this is encoded by the coding sequence ATGACAGACAACAAGTTTCTGACAGCCGAAGAACTACCGAAAATTCGCGACTTCTACTTGCCTCTGAGTAGCGAGATGCAGGACGAGTCCATCGAATGGTACAGTGCCCGCGCGTTCACGGGCTCCAGCAAGTCACGTCTTGCTTTTGGCAAAGATGCAGATGTGATGAAGTTCGTTCGCGAGGCACAGAAGGAATGCCTGAAGCACGCGAGCACCATCCATGACACTGCTCGCATCACGATTCTCGATCAGGTGTTTCGGATGCAGATCGTTAATCGGGTCGAAGGTCGACGCTCAGTTCACCTGCGGCGCATTCCGCGTGTCGTCCCGACACTCGAAGAGGCTGGAGTCGGGGCAGCAATGCGCGACATCTTGATGGCTGATTCGCTGATCAAGGGCGGTCTGATCCTGATCACGGGCACAAATGGCCAAGGCAAAACGACCGTGCTGAGTTCGACCATTGTCCACCGGCTGATCCGGCATGGCGGTGCCGCACAAATGATCGAGGATCCGTCTGAGTACCCGTGCGATGGGGTACATGGCGATGGCGTTTGCTTGCAGCTCCCTGTTAGCTCCGACATCCCATCTCAATCCACGTATGAGGCTGCGCTGAAGAAGAGCTTGCGAGCATTTCCCGCTATCAGTGGCGGCGGCACCATGCTCGGCATCGGCGAGATTCGCGACAAGGAAACTGCTGCAGAAGCGTTGAAGCAATCTGGAAACGGCCATCTCGTCATCGCAACGATGCACGGCCAGACAATCCCGCAAGCGCTTGACCGTCTTGTGACGATGTCCTCGGAAGTTCTCGGCCAGGCGCAAGCGCGTATGTTGCTCGGCGCGAATCTTCGAATGATCGCGAATCAAGCTCTCGTGAGCGCAATCCAGGCGCGCCCGGTGTCTGCAGAGGCTGCGTGGTTCTCTGCCGCAGAGGTCTCTGCAACGCTACTTTTCCAAGGCGAGGCTGATGCTCAGCTCCGGGAGGTAATTTCAAGAGGGGATCCGCACGGCTTGGAGAAGGCCATTGCTGGCCAGGCCGCAGTACTTTCCAGCTACACTGGCGGCCCGGTTTCCGCCCTGCTGAAGCAATTGGCGCTTGCCACACGAGCAAAGTGA
- a CDS encoding class I SAM-dependent DNA methyltransferase: protein MLVSDFISKWRNGGDERRDAQPFFEDLCRLVGHPTPREADPEHTWFTYEFGANKANGGKGWADVWKKGFFGWEAKGTDRSLERAYEQLKMYADALQNPPLLVVCDLQTIVVHTNFTNTVKCEYRFKIEDLAQPEPRRILDAVFKNPDALRPGVTRAAITQKAAERFTSLAQSLDRRGNDPHAVSHFLNRLIFCMFAEDIGILPNKLFTKMVKSAQSDPALFERRSRELFAAMHAGGDVAFENIDWFNGGLFEDNATIGLAPDELKVLLDACELDWSDIEPSIFGTLFERGLDPGKRSQLGAHYTDPETIMKIVDPVIRAPLLAEWEAVKRELTKQLAKAAKSVSKAAQNRFNVFLERLRSFTVLDPACGSGNFLYLALRTLKDIEHHVLIEAEALGLGRQFPAIGPQNVKGIELNDYAAELARITIWIGEIQWMIQNGYGAKKQPILQPLDQIEHRDALINADGSEAEWPQCDVVVGNPPFVGDKKMLGELGEQYVAALRKCFAGRVPGGADLVCYWFEKANNAIANGKLWRAGFVATNSIRGGKNREVLKRITDSCRIFNAWSDEEWVNEGANVRVSLVSYGKQSESTHLNGSPVSQVFSDLTACSSATGIDITRAARLSENSGRCFVGYQKTGEFDVSGDIARAMLREVGNPNGRPNSDVLFPYWNGIDATRRPRDVWVIDTGTAMTEAEAAQYASPFSHLESKVRFARANSPVKDAAARRMLAETWWRLWRPRPDLRKAWMGMSRVIATPEVSKHRVFLWMPRPVAPDKNIMVTAREDDTTFGVLQSHIHEIWSLRMGTSLEDRPRYTPTTCFETFPFPEGLSPNIPAAQYATDPRAIRIAKASKILVDARDRWLNPTEWTERLPEVVPGFPDRIVAKSGHAADLKKRTLTNLYNARPPWLVNLHHELDVSVAASYGWEWPLSDDEILRRLFDLNQQRAAAQ, encoded by the coding sequence GTGCTCGTCAGCGATTTCATATCAAAGTGGCGCAATGGCGGCGATGAGCGTCGCGACGCACAACCCTTCTTCGAGGATCTCTGTCGGCTTGTCGGGCACCCGACGCCCCGTGAGGCCGACCCGGAGCACACCTGGTTCACTTATGAGTTCGGCGCCAATAAGGCCAACGGCGGCAAAGGATGGGCGGACGTCTGGAAAAAGGGGTTCTTCGGTTGGGAAGCCAAAGGCACGGATCGAAGCCTAGAGCGTGCCTACGAGCAACTCAAAATGTACGCCGACGCCCTTCAGAACCCTCCGCTCCTCGTGGTGTGCGACCTTCAGACAATCGTCGTTCATACGAACTTCACAAACACAGTGAAGTGCGAGTACCGGTTCAAGATCGAGGACCTTGCGCAGCCGGAACCACGGCGAATCCTAGACGCCGTCTTCAAAAACCCTGATGCCTTGCGACCTGGTGTAACTCGTGCAGCTATCACGCAAAAGGCTGCGGAACGCTTCACCAGCCTCGCGCAATCACTTGATCGGCGCGGCAATGACCCCCATGCGGTGTCTCATTTTCTGAATCGCTTGATATTCTGCATGTTTGCTGAGGACATCGGAATATTGCCGAACAAGCTGTTCACGAAGATGGTGAAGAGCGCACAGTCAGACCCGGCGCTTTTTGAACGGCGCAGTCGAGAGCTTTTCGCGGCTATGCACGCCGGCGGCGACGTCGCCTTCGAGAATATCGACTGGTTCAACGGCGGACTCTTCGAAGACAACGCAACTATTGGCTTGGCGCCGGACGAGCTCAAGGTCCTCCTTGACGCATGTGAGCTTGACTGGTCGGACATTGAGCCTAGTATCTTCGGAACGCTGTTCGAGCGCGGGTTAGATCCCGGCAAGCGCAGTCAGCTCGGTGCGCACTACACCGATCCCGAAACGATCATGAAGATCGTCGACCCGGTCATTCGGGCGCCGCTCCTGGCGGAGTGGGAGGCCGTCAAGCGAGAGTTGACAAAGCAGTTGGCCAAGGCCGCTAAGTCCGTGTCAAAGGCTGCCCAGAACCGATTTAACGTGTTCCTTGAACGCTTGCGATCGTTCACTGTTCTCGACCCTGCCTGCGGCTCCGGAAACTTCTTGTATCTAGCGCTACGCACCTTGAAGGACATAGAGCATCACGTGCTGATTGAGGCGGAGGCACTGGGCCTCGGCCGTCAGTTCCCGGCAATCGGCCCGCAGAACGTGAAGGGCATTGAGCTAAACGACTACGCTGCCGAGCTAGCCCGTATCACGATCTGGATTGGTGAGATACAGTGGATGATCCAGAACGGCTACGGGGCTAAGAAGCAGCCAATCCTTCAGCCCCTCGACCAGATCGAGCACCGGGATGCGCTCATCAATGCCGATGGTTCTGAAGCGGAGTGGCCGCAATGTGATGTAGTGGTTGGCAATCCACCGTTCGTAGGCGACAAGAAGATGTTGGGCGAGCTTGGCGAGCAGTATGTTGCTGCGCTGCGAAAGTGCTTTGCCGGCCGCGTGCCAGGTGGTGCGGACCTGGTGTGCTACTGGTTTGAGAAGGCGAACAATGCGATCGCCAACGGGAAGTTGTGGAGGGCGGGATTTGTTGCAACGAACAGCATTCGTGGTGGCAAGAATCGGGAGGTTTTGAAACGAATTACCGACTCCTGCCGCATATTCAATGCATGGAGCGATGAGGAATGGGTGAACGAAGGCGCAAACGTTCGCGTGTCGTTGGTGTCTTATGGAAAGCAATCAGAATCAACGCATCTTAACGGATCGCCGGTTTCCCAGGTGTTTTCAGACCTCACTGCCTGCAGCAGTGCTACTGGCATCGACATCACTCGTGCGGCGCGCCTATCAGAGAACTCGGGCCGTTGCTTTGTCGGCTACCAAAAGACCGGGGAATTTGATGTCTCAGGCGACATTGCGCGCGCGATGCTCCGCGAAGTGGGAAACCCGAACGGACGCCCCAATTCAGACGTGCTTTTCCCATACTGGAACGGTATCGATGCTACTCGACGGCCACGCGACGTCTGGGTCATTGATACGGGAACGGCGATGACGGAAGCAGAGGCTGCGCAGTATGCCTCCCCTTTCTCCCATCTTGAGAGCAAAGTTCGATTCGCGCGAGCAAATAGCCCGGTAAAAGATGCGGCCGCTAGGCGGATGCTTGCTGAAACATGGTGGCGGCTTTGGCGCCCAAGACCCGACCTGCGGAAGGCATGGATGGGTATGAGCCGCGTCATCGCAACACCGGAAGTTTCGAAGCACCGAGTGTTTCTTTGGATGCCTAGACCAGTAGCTCCAGACAAGAACATCATGGTCACAGCAAGGGAAGATGACACTACCTTTGGAGTATTGCAGTCTCACATCCATGAGATCTGGTCACTACGTATGGGAACAAGTCTTGAGGATCGCCCGCGCTACACACCGACCACCTGCTTTGAGACCTTTCCGTTTCCCGAAGGACTCTCGCCCAACATTCCAGCCGCCCAATACGCCACAGATCCGCGCGCCATTCGGATCGCAAAGGCATCGAAGATACTCGTTGACGCGCGCGACCGCTGGTTGAATCCAACGGAGTGGACCGAGCGACTACCAGAGGTGGTTCCAGGTTTTCCCGATCGCATTGTGGCCAAGTCAGGCCACGCGGCAGACCTCAAAAAGCGGACATTGACGAACCTTTACAACGCGCGTCCGCCCTGGCTAGTAAACCTTCACCACGAATTGGACGTTTCTGTAGCCGCCTCTTATGGCTGGGAGTGGCCACTGTCCGACGATGAGATTTTGCGCCGATTGTTTGACCTAAACCAGCAGCGCGCTGCAGCACAATAG
- the traN gene encoding conjugal transfer protein TraN — protein MLHEFLISCLVCVSLMGAMPAVSSDEMTDQARAGQDFAQGLLGTPPTLGFTPDGERDQGTVQIGDTQIPVNQLVPGGDHAEQQRLQDMEGDSDQLERAAQSRLVEQEQDPSDAAQALRESSTLAKPSPSEFMQAEGFLAQQSVQALTAPMSVAPEFPACASTTTVTGSTASYTTYSDRTCEIVHRPTTCTRTMALVDLSEQDKVLFDAHPAVSGPENFLVRVSDSFPDGTSIIALQSSIEWDGDVAAVRWSDPPTLENGWEGTLVVDPDAELCTTSCSVQIRVLASVRAVQQQFSSQPDGCLLDSDEFCQAAWTCRDDAPRTAGGLPILGVDAAGLQPLYPSNPISAPPSSLDPVCYQATADYRCRINTGEFCVDTPTGQHCTTNTDENVLVDTCAPMLLQQPTCAFLRSACTESGVGHNEFCYVESQVYRCPTEVTGPSVAVHTTNQCAGQIRCAGDDCLDRRFDEDGFSTVADGMAGMMVAQSYAADWQPLQDQRSTPPEPRLFPGKAYECRKALGGSISCCDETETDAEQKWFSKYQRHTRRANATESLSRYSNEGAHGSWKTLAESNQWSSEQLDRPLTSGPETITAGNNDDLDPDQGSVVGSTTLLQPMNEEFKEESRYDNMGDVGWACTAHEFDLANQREIGNCIAVGSYCHRSVLGACIDKRDVFCCFNSPATKAIREAIAGPNGVALGAFGTARDPHCEGVLAEQARVQQLDITDLKGRLAAAGVIPEADEVLARSSAERLTGSGSQLSDGARQTVQERTNMRLAQIRGSGVRDALYAEAAAAKPALEAVETRGQVSFAPSYTMATPGKPVLLGIQRQGTKGAASARVAGTLWDGSSTINTELHWSDGSDGLQTIRIDVPKTASGRIELQLVPDAGINAYPNDRAVIEVVR, from the coding sequence ATGCTGCATGAATTTCTGATCAGCTGTCTCGTCTGTGTCTCACTGATGGGCGCCATGCCGGCCGTATCGTCCGATGAAATGACTGACCAGGCCCGGGCAGGGCAGGACTTTGCACAGGGTCTGCTTGGCACACCGCCGACACTTGGCTTCACGCCTGATGGCGAACGCGACCAAGGCACCGTCCAGATCGGCGACACACAAATACCCGTCAATCAACTGGTCCCTGGCGGGGACCACGCCGAACAGCAGCGCTTACAAGACATGGAGGGAGACAGCGACCAGCTGGAGCGCGCCGCCCAGTCGCGCTTGGTCGAGCAGGAGCAAGACCCGAGCGATGCAGCTCAAGCGCTTCGCGAGTCCTCAACCTTGGCCAAGCCATCTCCTAGCGAGTTCATGCAGGCAGAAGGGTTCCTTGCTCAGCAGTCAGTGCAAGCGTTGACTGCTCCAATGAGCGTCGCTCCTGAATTCCCTGCTTGCGCCAGCACCACCACAGTCACTGGATCGACCGCCTCCTACACGACCTACTCAGACAGGACGTGCGAGATCGTTCACCGTCCGACTACCTGCACTCGCACCATGGCGCTCGTCGACCTGAGCGAGCAGGACAAGGTCCTGTTTGACGCGCACCCCGCTGTTTCCGGTCCAGAGAATTTCCTTGTACGCGTTTCGGACTCGTTTCCCGATGGGACGAGCATTATTGCTCTCCAATCTTCGATTGAGTGGGATGGTGATGTCGCTGCAGTGCGCTGGAGTGATCCACCTACCCTCGAAAATGGCTGGGAGGGTACGCTTGTCGTTGACCCAGACGCCGAGCTCTGCACGACCAGTTGCAGCGTGCAGATACGCGTCCTAGCGTCTGTTCGAGCAGTGCAGCAGCAGTTCTCGTCTCAGCCAGATGGATGTCTCCTGGACTCCGACGAATTCTGCCAGGCCGCATGGACCTGCCGTGACGACGCGCCGCGAACCGCTGGTGGCTTACCGATACTTGGCGTCGACGCTGCTGGCCTGCAGCCGCTCTATCCATCCAATCCGATTAGCGCCCCGCCGAGCTCGCTCGATCCGGTCTGCTACCAAGCTACCGCAGACTACCGTTGTCGGATCAACACCGGAGAGTTCTGCGTTGATACGCCGACTGGCCAGCACTGCACCACGAATACTGATGAAAACGTGCTCGTGGATACATGCGCGCCCATGCTGCTGCAGCAGCCGACGTGCGCATTTCTACGATCGGCTTGCACAGAGAGCGGGGTAGGGCACAACGAATTCTGTTATGTCGAGTCGCAGGTATATCGCTGTCCCACGGAAGTCACGGGGCCAAGTGTTGCGGTTCACACAACGAACCAGTGTGCGGGTCAGATTCGATGTGCTGGCGACGATTGCCTGGACCGAAGGTTTGATGAAGACGGGTTCAGCACGGTTGCGGACGGCATGGCGGGGATGATGGTTGCCCAGTCATATGCAGCAGATTGGCAGCCTCTTCAGGACCAGCGGTCGACGCCTCCGGAGCCGCGTCTCTTTCCTGGAAAGGCGTATGAGTGTCGAAAGGCGCTCGGAGGTTCAATCAGTTGTTGTGATGAGACCGAGACGGATGCAGAACAGAAGTGGTTTTCAAAGTACCAGCGCCACACTCGGCGCGCGAATGCCACGGAATCGTTGTCCCGATACTCGAACGAAGGCGCGCATGGTAGTTGGAAGACGTTAGCGGAATCCAATCAGTGGTCGTCAGAGCAGCTCGATCGCCCACTAACGTCGGGCCCAGAAACCATCACTGCCGGAAACAATGATGATCTCGACCCAGACCAGGGATCGGTCGTCGGAAGCACCACCTTGCTTCAGCCGATGAATGAGGAGTTCAAGGAGGAGTCTCGCTACGACAATATGGGTGACGTCGGTTGGGCTTGCACGGCGCACGAGTTCGACCTAGCGAACCAGAGGGAGATCGGCAACTGCATTGCCGTTGGATCCTACTGTCACCGAAGTGTCCTCGGCGCCTGCATCGACAAGCGCGACGTCTTCTGTTGCTTCAACTCGCCAGCGACAAAGGCAATTCGCGAAGCGATCGCCGGTCCAAATGGCGTTGCTCTCGGCGCGTTTGGCACGGCCCGAGACCCGCACTGTGAAGGCGTGCTGGCAGAACAAGCGCGCGTGCAGCAGCTCGACATCACGGATCTCAAAGGCAGACTTGCTGCAGCAGGCGTCATCCCCGAGGCGGATGAGGTGCTGGCGAGATCTAGCGCTGAGCGGTTGACCGGTTCTGGGTCACAGCTATCGGATGGTGCTCGCCAGACGGTACAGGAGCGTACCAACATGCGGCTGGCTCAGATCAGAGGTAGCGGCGTTCGCGACGCCCTATATGCCGAAGCAGCCGCTGCCAAGCCCGCGCTCGAAGCAGTAGAGACGCGAGGGCAGGTTTCCTTTGCCCCTTCCTACACCATGGCCACGCCAGGCAAGCCCGTACTGCTCGGGATACAGCGCCAAGGCACCAAGGGCGCCGCATCGGCCCGGGTGGCGGGCACGCTTTGGGATGGGAGCTCGACCATCAATACCGAGCTTCATTGGTCCGATGGCTCAGACGGCTTGCAGACGATACGAATTGACGTGCCCAAGACCGCATCGGGACGCATCGAACTGCAGCTCGTTCCGGACGCCGGCATCAATGCCTATCCGAATGATCGAGCAGTGATCGAAGTCGTCCGCTGA
- a CDS encoding TraU family protein, translating to MLAIGGVQAASPTCNDAGLFTQAGIFTKVCWTCFFPITIAGVPTSPGSVPQGNAGATCVCPGRFGYPTPGIVLGMWQPMRVVELVRSGKGCSPSLGSEFSMFNDATPYGLFLQGGGAESSDTASKTGSFYNFHVLAFPVGQLTDMLTDSVCAAESGSSDADMLYASELDPTWNNEELSMFTTPEAVLFANPLAIAACVADAAAATVAQPIGALYWCAGSWGTIYPFSGMGGRDSEPASASLAATRAIAAMHRRGLANLAMTQAAVCRDIPWPTLPKQQYKLQTVHPIPEITGNHWIGASTFRWGEWRNVPAVGEDFVFLKWTFQECCMNF from the coding sequence TTGCTGGCGATCGGCGGAGTTCAGGCGGCGAGTCCGACCTGCAACGACGCAGGTCTCTTCACACAAGCGGGGATCTTCACGAAAGTCTGCTGGACCTGCTTCTTCCCGATCACCATTGCCGGCGTTCCGACGTCTCCGGGCAGCGTTCCGCAAGGCAACGCCGGCGCGACATGTGTCTGTCCGGGGCGCTTTGGCTACCCCACGCCCGGAATTGTCCTGGGAATGTGGCAGCCTATGCGTGTGGTTGAGCTCGTCAGGAGCGGCAAGGGATGTAGCCCGAGTCTCGGCTCCGAGTTCTCGATGTTCAACGATGCGACGCCTTACGGTCTGTTCCTGCAGGGTGGTGGCGCGGAAAGCTCCGATACTGCTTCAAAAACCGGCAGCTTCTACAACTTTCACGTTCTGGCGTTTCCAGTTGGCCAACTGACGGACATGCTCACGGACTCGGTCTGTGCCGCAGAGTCGGGGTCAAGCGATGCCGACATGCTCTATGCCAGCGAGCTCGACCCGACCTGGAACAACGAAGAGCTCTCGATGTTCACCACACCAGAAGCCGTCTTGTTCGCAAACCCCCTGGCCATCGCTGCCTGCGTCGCCGATGCCGCGGCAGCCACAGTGGCACAGCCTATTGGCGCCCTCTACTGGTGCGCGGGAAGCTGGGGAACAATCTACCCGTTCTCGGGAATGGGCGGGCGTGACTCAGAACCCGCCAGTGCCTCGCTGGCCGCAACCCGGGCCATCGCGGCGATGCATCGGCGCGGTCTGGCCAACCTAGCGATGACTCAGGCCGCAGTGTGCCGAGACATCCCTTGGCCAACGCTGCCCAAGCAACAGTACAAGCTCCAAACAGTGCATCCCATCCCGGAAATCACCGGGAACCATTGGATCGGCGCCAGCACGTTCAGGTGGGGAGAGTGGCGGAACGTGCCGGCGGTCGGCGAAGACTTCGTTTTCCTCAAATGGACCTTTCAAGAATGCTGCATGAATTTCTGA
- a CDS encoding carbon storage regulator translates to MLILKRRIEECIQIKVPGQDPILVTILKIVDGHVEVGIDAPRTVEVRRAQKDHTK, encoded by the coding sequence ATGTTGATCCTGAAGCGTCGCATTGAGGAATGCATACAGATCAAGGTACCAGGACAGGATCCAATCCTTGTGACGATCCTGAAGATAGTCGATGGTCACGTCGAGGTCGGCATCGATGCGCCAAGAACGGTCGAAGTGCGACGTGCTCAGAAGGACCACACCAAATGA
- a CDS encoding TrbC family F-type conjugative pilus assembly protein — protein sequence MAFLALLAGAAAAESEGLPVQPALDSETQQWIEAQKPGLDPSSMSEAQVIADDAREIVNARLADETPSNPAQASKYSTKIFVSRSMPLSDIKLAFDRAATEPDTVVVFRGLLPGTDLMAFRRWLSEIAGPFANLAPPPKIQIDPPAFQSAGVIHVPTVVILGSDRVLAKVSGMVNPDWVRDQVERGKRGTLPQFGPTHEIAEPDLIQVMQQRLARVDWDKWRRSQVDGLRRAVAKPSLPDAVITRTRWHDPSFEVVEDVVANNHILARKGDLVNPLDRVAFLQEIYVIDATDPRQFAAVKGWISKARTRVTVITTRTGGDDSLAWLAERATELGRPIFVWRPDLAQAFGIQCAPTRVRSEGNRFRLDEFRPADLEVGHVDPEASH from the coding sequence ATGGCTTTCCTGGCATTGCTGGCCGGCGCGGCAGCGGCCGAGTCTGAAGGCTTGCCGGTGCAGCCAGCACTGGACAGCGAGACGCAGCAATGGATCGAGGCCCAGAAGCCGGGTCTGGACCCGTCTTCCATGTCTGAGGCTCAGGTGATCGCTGATGACGCACGCGAGATCGTCAATGCGAGACTCGCAGATGAGACACCGAGCAACCCTGCGCAGGCATCAAAGTACTCAACGAAGATCTTCGTGTCGCGCAGCATGCCGCTCAGCGACATCAAGCTCGCATTTGACCGCGCAGCCACAGAACCAGATACGGTCGTAGTGTTTCGCGGCCTGTTGCCAGGCACAGACCTGATGGCATTCCGGCGCTGGCTGTCGGAGATCGCGGGACCGTTCGCCAATCTGGCACCACCACCAAAAATCCAAATCGATCCACCAGCCTTCCAGTCTGCGGGCGTCATTCACGTTCCCACCGTCGTGATACTCGGATCCGACAGAGTCCTGGCGAAGGTTAGCGGCATGGTCAATCCGGACTGGGTACGCGATCAGGTCGAGCGGGGCAAGAGAGGCACACTTCCGCAGTTCGGTCCCACCCACGAGATCGCCGAGCCTGATTTGATCCAGGTAATGCAGCAGCGGCTTGCACGCGTGGATTGGGACAAGTGGCGACGGTCTCAAGTTGATGGGCTTCGACGTGCCGTGGCAAAGCCTTCCCTTCCAGACGCAGTCATCACCCGCACCCGGTGGCATGACCCATCTTTCGAGGTCGTAGAGGACGTGGTTGCGAACAATCACATCCTCGCGCGCAAGGGTGACCTCGTGAACCCGCTTGATCGCGTTGCATTCTTGCAAGAGATTTATGTGATTGACGCCACTGATCCGAGACAGTTTGCTGCCGTCAAGGGTTGGATCAGCAAGGCGCGCACCCGTGTCACTGTGATCACCACTCGAACTGGCGGCGACGATTCACTCGCTTGGTTGGCCGAGCGCGCGACGGAACTGGGCAGGCCAATCTTCGTTTGGCGTCCAGACCTCGCGCAGGCGTTCGGAATTCAGTGTGCACCAACTCGCGTGCGCTCGGAAGGGAATCGCTTTCGTCTTGATGAATTTCGTCCTGCGGACTTGGAGGTTGGACATGTTGATCCTGAAGCGTCGCATTGA